DNA from Salvelinus alpinus chromosome 17, SLU_Salpinus.1, whole genome shotgun sequence:
ACGGAGCTTCTGATCTGAGGGAGAACGTTGAGACAGGACTGCACCTACCCGGGTGTCGGAAGCGTCCACCTCGAGGACGAACTGGAGTTCTGGGTCTGGCTGGGTAAAGATTGGAGCAGAAGTGAAGCGGTGCTAGAGTTCCCAGAACGCTGcctcattttgttcgataatgtccttctttatatcccaaaaaactcagtttagctggcacacttcattcaataatccaccggtttccctccttcaaaatgcatacaaaatgaatcccaaacgttactaataagcttatccaaacaagtcaaacaacgtttataatcaaacctaaggtaccctaatacgtaaataaactataaaatttaagacggagaatcgttattgtctttaccggagataaaaAACAAAGAACACGCTCTCATCCACGCGCatgaaaacactacagccaaaatgggagccacttagaaaaaatACAATTTCTAGCTCATTTgtccaaaaacaagcctgaaactctttctaaagacttgacatctagtggaagccctaggaactgcaatctgggaggttttGGCCTTATAATAAACATGAAAGCCATTGGAAACATTGGTAGGCTGaaatttattttgggggggatggtttgtccttggggttttgcctgccatatcagttatgttatactcacagacattattttaacagttttagaaactttagagttttctatccaaatctaccaattatatgcatatcctagcttctgggcctgagtaacaggcagtttactttgggcactcttttcatccggatgtcaaaatactgccccaaAGAGGTTAACCAGGCTCTGAAAAACAGCAATGAGACCAAAAGGTATGACCAAATGCTTGAAATGTCCAAGTGGTGCGTtgaacgccgttttccactcgtccccttctCTAATGTGGACAAGGTGGTATGTATTCTGTAGGTCAAGTTTATTAAACACAGTGGCACCATGGAGGGGAGGGGGAAAGCAGCACTGATGAGTGGCAAGGGATACTTGTTCCTGACAGTAATACTATTCAACCCACGGAAGAGTATGCATGGCCTCAGTGACCGATCCTTCTTGATAAAGAAAAACCCAGCTCCCACCGGAGAGGAAGAAGGCCTGATATGTCCGACAGCCAGGGAGTCCTGGATGTATTCTTCCATGGCCTCTTGCGCAGGGCGAGAGAGGTTATACAACCTGCTACTAAGGAGTGGAGCTCCAGGCTGTAGCTCGATAGCACAGTCGTACGGCCGATGAGGCGGCAGAAATGGGGTGTGGTGCTTACTGAACACATGAGCTAGACCGTGATACTCTGGAGGAACAGAAGACAGGTCTGGGGGTTCTGGAATGGACTGGGGTGCAGACAAGGCAGGAGGAAGGGCAGAATGTAGACAATTGGAATGACAAAATGTACTCCAAGTAGTTACTTTCCGGTGGACCAGTCAATCTGTGGGTTGTGTAGCTTTAACCATGGATGACCCAGAAGTGAGTGAGAACAGTCGATTATGTGGAAACTGATCTTTTCCAGAGAGAAGCAGGATAACAGGAACAGTTCTTTCCAAAACCCTGAAGAGTAGCTTTCCATTGAGAGCGTTGGCATCCAGAGGTCAATCAAGCAAAACAGTGTCCAGGCCCAACTGATTAACAACCCCTCGGTCCAGAAAGCTCTCGTCGGTGCCTGAATCGATGAGAGCAGACAGAGGAAAAGCCTGGCTCTGCCACACAAGGTTGGCCTCAAGCAAGGGTCTGGGAGACGATGGGCAGGCGATTTGGCTCAACAGTATATCCCCCACTACTGCTGAGCCCCCTCTTTTGCTGGACAACCAGTCTCAAGGAACAAGTGGAGACCAGGTGACCAACCTGGCCACAATATAGACAGCTCCTAGTACTGATATGCCGCTGCCTCTCCTCTGGAGATAGACGGGTCCGGCAGAGCTGCATGGGTTCAGGATTAGAACATGCCTGGAGATGTGATGCAGTCGGAGAAGGAGAGCAAGGCACTGAAGGAGATGTTATAGGACATGCAACCCTACCTCCCCACTCCCTCCGACGCTCACGGAGACAGTTGTCAATGCAGATAGTGAGAGAAATGAGTTTGTCAAGTCCATCAGGCTCCTCTCTGGAACCCGACTCGTCTTTGAGGGTCTCAGTGAGTGCGTTCCGGAATGTCCCTGAAGGGCCTCGTCATTCCAGCTGCTCTCTGCGGCAAGGGTGCAGAACTcacattgtcatgttttgtcattgattatcatgtcttgtccctgtgcttcccttctattcgtttccctctgctggtcttattaggttctttccctttttctatccctctctctccccctccctctctccctctctcgctctctctctctctctatcgttccgttcctgctcccagctgttcctcattctcctaactacctcatttactctttcacacctgtcccctattttgccctctgattagagtccctatttctccctctgttttccgcttctgtccttgtcggatccttatttgatgtttgctgttctgtgtccttgttccgccctgtcgtgtttttgccttcttcagatgctgcgtgtgagcaggtgtctatgtcagctacggcctgtgccttcccgaagcgacctgcagtctgtggtcgcgtctccagtcgttcctctctactgacgagaggatttcagttttcctgttttggatttacctaagataatatccaggagtatcgtttttgtttaagactggaataaagactctgtttctattaagtcgcttttgggtcctcattcaccagcataacacacatgccatttcagccacactctGGGAGCCTTGATGAAGGGTGTGGCAAAGAAGGGGGTCGagtgataaatggcagatatgtgaGAGCAGAACTAATAAACGGGCTCTGCCCGATCACTAAAATGGCCACCCCGATCAGAACTACCGATCACAAAATGGCCGACTGCCAAAACTCAGAGTCCCAGAAGCAAGGGGAACCCTCAGAAGGTGGAGCCGACACACAGATAAAGGGTCAAGAAAaaccaggaagaggaagagagggctgGAAGGATCTATGAaccgtagagaaagagacaatagatattggctggatttacagTGTATGAGCTGGACTGTTTTGGACTTACCTGTTGGCGTTTGGACCTGGACCTACCGAGAACCCGATTCGTCTACCGAACCCTGCTATCCTTGACCTTGCCTACAACCTGGGAGGACCAGGACGGAGgaacaaacacacaggtactgtcctgttcgaaAGAACTCTCATTCTGGGGTAATTTGGTGGCAGTTTCCCACTTAATTTGTGACAAACGCTCATAACCTTGAAGAGGTTTGCCACAAGGGACAGAAGTCGTTTAGCGGCATCCTTTCCACAAACTGGGTGGTCGAAGACCTTCCTCATCTCATCTGTGAATCTACCGTAGGAGAAGCAGATAGGTGACTGTCTCTCCCACATCGCAGTGGCACAGGAAAGCGCTGCTCCAGAAATCTTGGCTCATTCACTAGCATAAGAGTAGGGTTGTTGCTCAAATACTAAAGAACATTGCACAAGAAAGGCTCTGCAAGTGCCAAGATTACCATCATAGCGCTCAGGAGTCGGAACAAAAGGCTCCCGGGGTGGAGAAGAGGGACTTGAGACTGGTTGTGAACTCCGGGCGGAGGTTCGGACCTGTAGGTCAGACAGGCTCCGTGAAAACTCCTTGATGTTCTCCAGCAGGGCTTTAAGGGCCTTTACCAACAAGAGTTTGGTGAAAAGTAGTGGAGTCTGCTGGGTTTATCTCTAGGCCAGATCGTACTGTTATGCGGAGcgacacaggggaacccaagagcagactcagatgaggaaacagggatgaatgaaATTAAAATATTTATTGTTACAAAAGGACATATGGCGTGCAGATCCGGGGAAGCTCGGATGAGTTGCAGAAAAACAGATGTAGAGACTGAGGTTGGAGTTTgctgagtagaacagggtaaacaggttgaggggaatccaaggtagtggtggtgagtaaaatccagagcaaggtagttgggtggtgagatgtggaacggGAGACAGGAGCCAGAGAGAGCGGTAAATTGCAATGAGAGGATAAACGTGTCAGGCAGGGAAACGGGTACAGCAGCGTAACAGGATATTACATAATCATAAATGACTAGAATCATGAACTGACAGAGCAGAGATTAtgatctggcagagtggaagtggcaggactgagtatttggagaggtcttgattatggaacgagttgcagctggtagggatctgctctgactccagcacacttgtctccaaccacacaatcacacagagagggagagggagtgagagagagtgtacaGGGGGAGTAATTTCAGGTCAAGAAGACACCGGATGAACACCAGAGGGcgtagcaggagcagatgtgacagatCCACCCcttaaataaacatttaaaaaataactgaTCACATGATGTAGAGCCATGTAAGTGAACGCACAGTACTCAGGAGAGGGGCACGACGCAGCACTCCAGgccaagggcacaatggccactggccgcaaaaggcgtGGATTTTTTTTAGGTTGGGTTACAGCTACACAAAGTGGATGCCGCCGTAAATTTCGAGGCAttgtcaagtgcttgtcaaattgaaTGAAAGACTGATGAAGACtgtacagcctgcacaaaaaacctaagcagagctcatgcctttcacgcgactttttcaaatcatcattagagtcgcatcatgctgCCTTACAATGTCTAAAAAATCAAAACATAATGCCtaatgtttgtagaacaactaaagtgacattaataactctaaattaagcatttaggagtacctatttctttgttaataACCGCTCAAAAAGAACAGCCGCaggtgcgcactccctcaaatcattgagaaaatatcctttatattttattcaactttgttcaattgtattcttcatactgtaaaataatgccacggaattctaagcaaatcttgtctgctaaatgaactagtgtagcccaaagCCATTTGGCATAgacagatcaggacctaacataaggacaactcagaagagttgaactgggacattttcagcttccaggaattgtgcacaGATCCTTGCATTATGGGGCCATGGATTTTCATGCACCCCTCATGTGTATCTTCCTATTCATACACATCCTGCACTACAGGCAACTTCAATTCAGAAAAAATGGTCAACAGTAATTATTGCCATCGTGATTAATCTAAGTCACGTGTCAAATTCATTCCACGGATGGCCGAGTATCTGTGGGTTTTTGCTTCTcctttgtacttgattgatgaattaaggtcactaattagtaaggaactcccttcacctggttgtctaggtcttaaccaCCTAGAGTCGATTGTCAcaccggtgcgtcaatctaagttaCATAACAAAAGAATCCacatcaaaatccgtcagtttaaactagagattgTATATACCTCAATACATCGTATCCACGCTAAaaagtggcagagctagagcggtgtttctCAGTCCATGAGACATCTAGAAAATCACGTCTGTAGCGGTAGCgtcgatgtgccaacttctgtttggtaGCGTctgaaccgtttgggctacaaactgacgtgaccccactgtggaaaggggatTCTCACAAACATGATGGTGTTGTCCattttgctctacaacccccacaagtgCCACGGGACTTGTCCGAATGTACCAGCTGCGGTTAAAAGAAAACAaatggaagtatgaaggtagttttgtgcctaccccaaaaaagggttaaatatgtgtaaaatgtATCTATATTTTCTGAGTTTTTTTTATATCTCCCCGATTTAGGGCAGACACTTCAAACCCTTGTTTCTTCtgatttatgttttttattgtcCGTTTTGCCACTTATTAATATGTTATTCAAGGTGTTTCTATGGCctttagtagtaaaggccaacatttatttaacaaaaatgtatacctaaaggggtcctaaaataaaaaataaaatagcttAATGATCCATAGTattaccatcttaaaacaattccatttcAGCTTagcaccccccctcctctaacatattaGACTCCAAAAACCAGCAGActctaggccctccatggaatgagttttacACCGCTGATCTAAATCATTGGGAAAGTGGTTTGGCTTTTTTAGTGTGCCAGGTACCAAATGTGACAGCTGGATCTCCATCTCTATGAATGTTTTTGTGGCttcctttttttgtgtgtgtgtgtagactgtgtCTATCACCGCTGCCCAAATGCCAATCAAGCCTAAGCACTCCCAGGCAGATTACCAGAGGCTTGTCTCCACCAATCAATTTGCCTGTTAAAGTTTAGCACAAGAAAGCAGTGTGGGAAGGAGAAAGTCAGCCCTTCCTGCCGTGGGGCTATTTGGGAACTATAGAAAGGGAGTGGAAAAGCACATCAGATATATTATATTTTAAACTATGaaggaggaaagagggggagggaggagagagagcaagctGAGAGAAGGCGGTTGGGatgcgagcgagcgagcgagcgaatgAAGCCGTGCGTATCATCCGACTTGCAGGTTGAAAATTACTACCAGTCCCTGGAGTGTAGGAGTGACTTCCCTAGCCACTTGAATAAACTGGAAGAGTGTGATTGCCCAGTCAGTGCTGCTGTCAGCGTATTAACTAGACACACTGCTTTATCAGAGCTGGCCATTCATGATGAATCATCCAGCACTTTACCGTTACCGTAAAACTCTGTGTACTACAGGCCTGCACTGCAAGACCAGATTTGAATTAAACATgcacgtctatgattggttcagatttggtgcgGTCATCCTCCacagacctggggcctgttgcacaaaagtagaattaagacatccgggataaatgactcagctgagctcaatgaagccaaaacatgtgcgtccaggcttaattggttgcacaaagaccaagccaggatgagcagacacggattcattaagccaggtgaaaccaatcctggataggtgcgcgctcacggctcactcaaatagaccccgccacagatcacagattaactgatttaccatggcaactagagccgcgtacttttccccgtcggaagcacaaatcctcatggaggcatacgaggaggtaaaatatataattaagaagaaaggcaacaccgccacagtgataaagcaaagagaaaaagcgtggcaaagtattgcagaccgcctgaatgcgtaagtagtgcacaattacacactcaccgctccgctgaaacatcacaattacaattcaaatatttaattcacatctccaaaaatgcagttgtactgtaattatgaaacggttaaatttttaattgaaatgcactgcagatatgagtgaaattgtgtaaagtaactccatcacactgtataaagctatgatacattttttgatatttttactgaaaacaagacaaaaataccaagtaattttttgcagtgtgactccattaaatgtgtgtgtgtgtgtgtgtgtgtgtgtgtgtgtagattaaacatgaacgggccaaaacggacatggcagcaggtcaaaatcaaatacaagaacattctgcagaatggtatggtccctgactaatatttaacaaagcacaagcatatattgtacccagaaggtgcctgctcacacattgtctgtactgttttagcagtgaaaaagaatacccacagacaaggcacgggtggtgggtcaccaaaggctgaccttaccccagcagaggacatggccttggagctaaataaaggcaggcccgtcttagaggggatccctggggggaaagagacgagcataggttcctcccaagatgccacccgcttcattcaaggtatgtccttccatctctacatgggatacaaccacattcatattgaatcaatttggactgtctgactttggtttacctattgccttgcagtgtctggcagcactgtgttcctgttagagccaccagcacaagcaccagacgatgctgatccagtgagtactccatcaaaggcatactgtaggcctggcatgtcttgtctactagcttcaatatgaatccgattaaatgtgatagggtgaaggccccagtgcagcagcaacagcacatgatggagacgatgatgaggaggagaccatctctctggattccagaaggcatgaggtatcatgttaagactgtgaaagtactatttactctacaatggtgaggagtcctcatcaaaatcaaaaaatctaatttcttttacaggacccagatgctatacagtgggaaaaccagcctggcaacatagtgcgtattaataaaaggacaccacatcctgccaaattccagctgcgctaattgtattgtgttcacagagctcacaagctatcagaaagttgtatggcaaccacctccggcgccaaatagaactggcagacatagacattcagtacaagaagaaaaagatggaaaatcttgcactggagtccgaaataaaaaagaggacaattaggaaactggaccttgaaataaaaaaacttgagagggaggtgagatatgccttcaatgtacactgtatgctaactgtaacacaaatgtattaatcattatttttctttcctcccccagctccaagaagatgacacagctcaaaataaaaattaggtatattctcgtaaagtcaagtgagccatgacatatgagctcttattgtgagcacacaggacggtggcatctttctaaggttttttttattttcccagcaatcagtacaaccaagtcatcgttataaggcatcgccctcttttgcccacccccccagcaccaggtgtggccactagcctatatgaaggcccaaaattgtgtgttcctttctgctctgacaatggcatgcccattcgtgcgagatgtggtggatgaagaagcacttgtgctgaggagagccttcaggcgagaaagggtcttcagggaccggttggacccactggccttccctgatgaccatctatatgaaagatacaggttttctgcagatggcatcaggtatctatgcagactactgggtcccaggattaagcaccgcactgcacggagccatgcactgagtgtggagcaaatggtttgtgtggccttgcgcttttttgctagtggagccttcctgtactcagtgggggatgcagaacagctgaacaaggccacaatttgccgcacaataaggagtgtgtgtctggctatcaaagcattagcagatgtcttcatctccttccctggccacagaagactctgtgacatcaaagaggagttctataggattgcaggtaagaggatctacaaatt
Protein-coding regions in this window:
- the LOC139542006 gene encoding uncharacterized protein; amino-acid sequence: MNGPKRTWQQVKIKYKNILQNAVKKNTHRQGTGGGSPKADLTPAEDMALELNKGRPVLEGIPGGKETSIGSSQDATRFIQVSGSTVFLLEPPAQAPDDADPGEGPSAAATAHDGDDDEEETISLDSRRHEDPDAIQWENQPGNISSQAIRKLYGNHLRRQIELADIDIQYKKKKMENLALESEIKKRTIRKLDLEIKKLERELQEDDTAQNKN